The DNA segment CGTCCACACGACCGCGCCCGGCCGCTCGACCTCGCCGCCGCGCCCGCTGCCCGTGTTGGCGATGACGACCGCGAAGTACGGGAGGAACACGGCGCCCGCCGCGAACACCAGCAGCCACCAGCCCTGCACGAACAGCATCGCGACGATGCACGCGACACGGATCGACATCATGATCGTGTACTTGATCATGCGTGCGCGTCGCTCGTCTTCAGGGGACGGCGGCAGCGAAGTGATGGTGTGCTGCTGCTTCATCGTGGTCGCCGGGTGACGGTCGGCGCTCCTCGCCCTCAAGCCTACGTCGCCCGACGCATGCCGACGCGCGGAACGGGACACCCTCTACACTGAAACCCGGCCGAGCCGAGTGCACGTGCACCGCCGCCGAACACCCCTTGAACACGCCCCTGAACCCGCCGAGAGAGTGAGCCCACTGCGATGACGACGAGCCGCACCGTCCTGGTCACGGGAGGAAACCGTGGAATCGGTTACGCGATCGCCGAGGAGTTCGTCGCGCAGGGGCACCGCGTCGCGGTGACCGCCCGCTCGGGTGAAGGGCCTGAAGGCACGCTCACCGTGCGCGCCGACGTCACCGACGCAGAGTCGATCGACCGCGCGTTCACCGAGATCGAGACGGCCCTCGGCCCCATCGAGGTCGTGGTCGCGAACGCCGGCATCACCCGCGACACGCTCCTGCTCCGCATGAGCGAGGACGAGTTCACGTCGGTCGTCGACACGAACCTCACGGGCGCGTTCCGTGTCGTCAAGCGCGCGTCGAAGGGCCTGCTCAAGGCGCGCTTCGGCCGAGTCATCCTGATCTCGAGCGTCGTCGGCCTCTACGGCTCGGCGGGCCAGGTCAACTATTCGTCTTCGAAGGCCGGCCTCGTCGGCATGGCCCGCTCGCTCACGCGCGAACTCGGCGCCCGCGGCATCACCGCGAACGTCGTCGCGCCCGGTTTCATCCGCACCGACATGACCGACGAACTCCCCGAGGCCCAGCAGGAGGAGTACCGCAAGTCGATCCCGGCGGGGCGCTTCGCCGAGCCCTCCGAGGTCGCGAAGGTCGTCACGTGGCTTGCCAGCGACGACGCCGGCTACATCTCGGGCGCCGTCATCCCCGTCGACGGCGGCCTCGGGATGGGTCACTGACCGCGACTCAGTCGCGGACGATGAGCACCGAGCAGTTCGCATGCTCGGCGAGCGTCGCCGACACCGAGCCGAGGAGCAGTCGCGCGAAGCCGCCGCGACCGCGGCTGCCGACGACGAGGAGGTCGGCGGTCTCGGATGCCTCGAGCAGCGTGTGTGCTGCAGGGCCTTTGCTGATCACGGCACGGTAGACCTCGGGAACGGTGTCGCCGAACGCGTCGCGGCTCGCTTGCGCAGATATCTCCCGGGCGTCCTCCTCAGGGGACCAGCCGGCGGGCAACGGGCCACCGAAGCCTTGGGGGAGCTCCCACGCGGTGACGCCGACGACTTCGCGGCCGAGCGCTTCGGCGAGCACGACTGCGCGGCGCATGGCCGAGATCGACGACGGCGAACCGTCGACGCCGACGACGATGCGCCCGTTCGCGACTTCGGCCGTGGGCGCGGTTGCTTCGGACTCGGGACGATCGGACATCTGGATCCTTCCTCGACGAGCGAGCCGACGGACGGCCGACCCGCTCCTGCGAGTCTGCCGTCCGTCGTCGCCCGAGTCGAGCGGCCGCGCGCAGGAAGGTCAGCGGGGGAGTCCGATGAGCGGCAGCACCGACGACAGGTCGGGAAGATCGATGACGACGTCGGCGCGCTCGCGCACGATCGGCTTCGCGCAGAACGCGACGCCGAGGGTCGCCATGTCGAGCATCCGCAGGTCATTGGCCCCGTCGCCGACGGCGATCGTCTTCGAGAGCGGGATGCCGCTCGCCGCAGCCCATTCGACGAGCGCGGCCGCCTTGGCGTCGGCGTCGATGATCGGCCCGTCGACGACGCCGGCGAGGGTGTCGCCCTCGAGGCCGAGGCGGTTCGCGCGGCAGAAGTCGAGGCCGAGCCGCTCGGCGAGCGGGTCGAGCAGTTCATGGAATCCTCCCGACACGACGCCGATGCGACCGCCCGCGGCGTGCACGCCCGCGACGAGGCGTTCGATGCCGGGGGTCGGCGTCATGCGCGCGCGAACCCGCGGCAGCACCGAGACATCCACCCCGCGAAGCGTCGCGACGCGCTCGCGCAGACTCGCCGCGAAGTCGAGCTCACCGCGCATCGCACGCTCGGTGACGGCCGCAACGAGCTCGCGAGAGCCCGCCTCTTCGGCGAGGAGCTCGATGGCCTCTTCGCGGATGAGCGTCGAATCGGCGTCGAGCACGACGAGGGGGCCGGTCGCCCGGTCGCGCACCGCGGCGCTCACGCGCCGGCTCGAACGCGTGAGCCCTTGCCCACGACGGTGATGCCGCTGTCGGTGACGATGAACCCGCGCGCGAGGTCGGCTTCGCGGTCGACGCCGATCTCGGCGCCCTCTTCGACGACGACCTCCTTGTCGAGGATCGCCCGTCGCACCGTCGCACCCGCGTGGATGTGCGCGCGGTCGAACAGGATCGAGTCGGCGACGTGCGCCCCCGACCCGACGATCGCCCACGGGCCGATGACGCTGCGCTCGAGGTGCGCCCCTGAGATGACCGAGCCGAGCGAGACGATCGAGTCGATGACCGTGCCGAGCGCGCCACGCGCGTCGCGTGTGAACTTCGCGGGCGGTGAGTTCAGCTGCTGGCTGAAGATCGGCCACTCGCTGTTGTAGAGGTTGAAGACGGGCAGCACCGAGATGAGGTCTTGATGCGCCTCGAAGTAGGAATCGATCGTTCCCACGTCGCGCCAGTAGTAGCGGTCGCGGTCGGTCGAGCCGGGCACGTCGTTGCGCTGCAGGTCGTAGACGCCGGCCGCGCCTTGCGAAACGAATGCGGGGATGATGTCGCCGCCCATGTCGTGGCTCGAGTCGGTGCGTTCGCCGTCGCGGAGCACGGCGTCGATGAGCGCGTCGGCGTTGAAGACGTAGTTGCCCATCGAGGCGAGCACTTCGCCGGGGAGTCGGGCAGGCCCTTCGGGTCGGACGGCTTCTCGAGGAACTGGTGGATGCGGTCGGGGTGCTTCGCGTCGACCTCGATGACGCCGAACTGGTTCGCGAGCGAGATCGGCTGGCGGATCGCGGCGACGGTCGCCTGCGCCCCCGACGCGACGTGCGCCTCGATCATCTGGTCGAAATCCATGCGGTAGACGTGGTCGGCGCCGACGACGACGATGAGGTCGGGTCGCTCGTCGTAGATGAGGTTGAGGCTCTGGAGGATCGCGTCTGCCGACCCCGAGAACCAGCGCTTGCCGAGGCGCTGCTGCGCCGGCACCGATGCGACGTAGGAGTTCAGGAGGCCGCTCAGGCGCCAGGTCTGCGACACGTGGCGGTCGAGCGAGTGCGACTTGTACTGGGTCAGCACGACGATCTGGCGGAGGCCCGAATTCAGGAGGTTCGACAGCGCGAAATCGATGAGCCGGTACTGCCCGCCGAACGGCACCGCGGGCTTCGCGCGGTCCTCCGTCAGGGGCATGAGCCGTTTGCCTTCTCCTCCGGCGAGGACGATGCCGAACACCTTGCGCGCAACCATGCGCCAAGCGTATCCAGTGGACGCCCCGAACGCAGGCGGCGCGACGACGCGTGACGGGATGTCGCTGCGCTACCTTTGCTGCATGCGCGTCGACCTCCTCACCCGTGAGTATCCGCCCGAGGTCTACGGAGGGGCCGGTGTGCACGTCGCCGAGCTCGTCCGGGCCCTCCGACGAGAGATCGACGTGGCCGTGCGCTGCTTCGGCGCCACGCGCGACGAGCCCCGCACGTACGCGTACGCGACGCCCGACGACCTCGTGAACGCGAACCCGGCGCTCGCAACGCTCGGCACCGACCTCGCGATCGCACAGGATGTCGCGGGCGCCGACCTCGCGCACTCCCACACCTGGTACGCCAACTTCGCAGGCTTCACGGCCAAACGCCTGCACGGCATCCCGCACGTCGTCACGGCCCACAGCCTCGAACCGCTCCGGCCGTGGAAGGCCGAGCAGCTCGGCGGGGGATACGCGGTCTCGTCGTGGGCCGAGAAGACGGCCTTCGAAGACGCCGACGCCGTCATCGCCGTGAGCGACGGCATGCGACGTGACATCTTGCGCGCCTATCCGGCGATCGACCCGGCACGAGTCGAAGTCGTGTACAACGGCATCGACCTCGCCGACTGGGTGCCCAACGGCGACGCCGACACCGTACGCGCGCTCGGCGTCGACCCCGACGCCCCCTCGGTCGTCTTCGTCGGACGCATCACGCGTCAGAAGGGCCTGCCCTACCTGTTGCGCGCCGCGCGGCTCCTGCCCGACAATGTGCAGCTCGTGCTGTGCGCGGGCGCTCCCGACACACCCGAGATCATGGCCGAGGTCGAAGCCCTCGTCGCCGAGCTCCGCACGCAGCGCGAGGGCGTCGTGTGGATCGACCGGCACCTGCCGCGGCACGAGCTCACGGCCCTGCTGTCGGCTGCGACCACCTTCGTCTGCCCGTCGATCTACGAACCGCTCGGCATCGTGAACCTCGAGGCGATGGCATGCGGCGCAGCCGTCGTCGGCACCGCGACCGGAGGCATCCCCGAGGTCGTCGACGATGGCGTCACGGGCGTGCTCGTGCCGATCGAGCAGGCCGACGACGGCACCGGAACGCCGCTCGACCCCGACCGGTACGTCCGCGACCTCGCGGCGGCGCTCGAACGCGTCGTGAGCGACCCTGCGTGGGCGAAGGAACTGGGTGCCGCCGGCAGGCGCCGCGCCGAGGCGCACTTCGCGTGGGACGCGATCGCGGCGCGCACCCTCGAGGTGTACGCGCGCGCGCTCGCGCGTTGAGCGCGAGTGCACAAGGCCCCACCGCGCGGCAGGAGCGCCCCTCCGCTCCCGATAGCATTGGAAGCATGGCGAGTACGGTTCTGAAGTTCCGCGATGTGTCGGTGGTCCGCGACGGCAACACGATCCTCGACGGGATCGACTGGACCGTCGAGTCCGACGAGCGCTGGGTCGTGCTCGGGCCGAACGGCGCCGGCAAAACGACGCTCCTGCAGATCGCCGCCGCCGCCATGCACCCCTCGACCGGCACCGCCGAGGTGCTCCTCGAGTCGCTCGGCAAGGTCGACGTCTTCGAACTCCGCCCCATGATCGGCTTCGCCTCGACGGCTGCGGCCCGCAAGATCCCGCGCAACGAGACGATCCTCGACGTCGTGCTCACGGCCGCCTACTCGGTCTCGGGCCGGTGGAACGAGGAGTACGAAGAGATCGACCTCCGCCGCGCGCAGCGCGTGCTCGCTGAGTGGCGCCTCGACTCGTTCGCAGACCGCCGCTTCGGCAGCCTCTCCGACGGCGAACAGAAGCGCGTGCAGATCGCCCGTGCGGTCATGACCGACCCCGAACTCCTCCTCCTCGACGAGCCCGCCGCGAGCCTCGACCTCGGAGCGCGCGAAGAGCTCGTCGGACTGCTCGGCGGCTACGCGTCGTCGCCCGCGTCGCCCGCGATCGTCATGGTGACCCATCATGCCGAAGAGATCCCGCAGGGCTTCACGCACGCGCTGCTGCTGCGCGACGGCAAGGTCGTGACGTCGGGCCCCTTCGCCGAGGCGCTCACGTCCGAGACCCTCACCGAGACCTTCGGGCTGCCGATCGAGCTCACCGAACGCGACGGCCGCTACGCCGCGCGCGCTTCCTGAACGTGTTCTGATCCGTTCTCTGCTAAGATCGATAGCTGGCCCGACGGCCATCAGTTTTTCCTGCGACGCCTAGCGTCAGACCGTTTCCAATCCAGCAAGGAAGTCTCCATGAAGACCGACATCCACCCCGAGTACAACGCCGTCGTCTTCCGCGACCTCGCTTCGGGTGCCACGTTCCTCACGCGCTCGACGGTGACGAGCGACAAGACCATCGAGCTCGACGGAGAGACCTACCCCGTCATCGACGTCGAGATCTCGAGCGAGTCGCACCCGTTCTACACGGGCAAGCAGCGCATCATGGACTCGGCCGGCCGCGTCGAGAAGTTCAACCAGCGCTTCAAGGGCTTCGGCGGCGCCAAGTAAGGCCCCCCGGCAAGACCACACGAGAGGGGCGGGCGACTTCGGTCGCCCGCCCCTTCGTCGTGCGCAGATGGCTCGTGGCCCGGCGCGACTTGAAGAGTCAGCGCACCGGCCAAACCCCCGAGGTGGTGAACTCGGGCTCGCCGTTCTTGCGGCGCCACTCCTGGTAGCTCGCGGCCTGGTCGCGCGACCAGATGATCTGGCGGTCGTGGAGGTCGGTCGCGGGAATCTCGGCGAGCTCGGGGTGCTTGCGGGCGATCGCCTGCGCGACGCGCCCGGCGGCGATGGCGTCGGCTCCGGCGTCGTGGGCGTCGAGGAGTTCGACGCCGTAGTGCTCGCACGCGGCCGTGAGGGTGCGCTTGCCGCGACGGTAGCGATCGACGGCTTTGTCGATGACGAGCGGGTCGACGACAGGACCCGGGCCGTCGAGGGGCGTGAGACCGTACCGTTCGGCTTCTCGCGCGAGCACCGTCAGGTCGTAGCTCGCGTTGTAGGCGACGATCGGGATGCCCCGGCGGGAGGCATCCGTCAGCGCCGCGATGATCTCGGAGGCCGCCTGCGCGGCCGGTGCGCCCTCTGCGCGGGCGCGCTCGGTCGTGATGCCGTGGATGAGGGTCGCCGCCGTCGGGATCTCGACGCCGGGGTCGACGATCCACTGCCGCTGCTCGAGCACCTCGCCGCCCGCGCCGATGACGCCCACGTGCGCCGTCACGATGCGGCAGGTGTCGATGTCGATGCCCGTCGTCTCGAGGTCGAAGACGGCGAGGGTGTCGGTCCAGCGGGCGTTGGTCTCGGTCATGTCCTTCACTGTAGGAACCGCCACCGACACGGCTCGCGGGGCACGCCGTCGACACGACGACCGGCAGGTCTTCCCAGCCCCGCGCCGTAGACTTGCACCGATGACCGCCAGCCCGTACGCCGCAGCCCTCGCGCGCGTTCCCGTCCGTGAACACCGCACGACCGTACTCGGCTCCGAGACGGCGTGGTGGGAGTACGGCGAGCCGGGTGCGCCCGTCCTTGTGCTCGCGCACGGGTTCCGCGGCGACCACCACGGGCTCGAACCCGTCGTCGCGCACCTGCCGGGGTTCCGCATCGTCTCGCCCGACCTGCCCGGCTTCGGCGCATCGGCGCGTCTGAACGGCCGCGCTCACGACATCGACGGTTATGCGGCGTGGCTCGCGGCCTTCATCGAGGCGGTCGGACTCGCGGGCGAGCCGTACACGCTCCTCGGCCACTCGTTCGGCTCGATCGTCTCGTCGGCCGCCGTCGCGAGCGGGCTCCGCCCAGAGCGGCTCCTCCTCGTGAACCCGATCGGCGCCCCCGCACTCGATGGGCCGCGCGGGGTCATGACGCGCCTCGCCGTCGGGTACTACCGGGCGGGCGCGGCGCTCCCAGAGCGGGCGGGCTTCGCGCTCCTCCGCAACCGGCTGGTCGTCCGTGTCATGAGCGTCACGATGGCGAAGACGCACGACAAGGCGCTGCGCGGGTTCATCCACGACCAGCACGACCGCTACTTCTCCGAGTTCGCCGACCGCGACATGCTCCTCGAGGCATTTCGCGCGTCGGTGTCGCACGACGTGCGCGAGTTCGCGCCCGACATCCACGTGCCCACACTTCTGGTCGCCGCCGAACGCGACGACATCACCCCGATCGCGGCCCAGTACACGCTCGTCGAGCGGTTCCCCGACGCGAAGCTCGCCGTCATCCCCGGGGTCGGGCACCTCATCCACTACGAGACCCCCGTCGTGGCCGCGACCCACATCCGCGCGTTCCTTACGATGAAGTCGGCCGAATCGACAGAGGCGACGGAGGCGGGCGCGTGAGGATCGTCGTCGACTGCCGATACACGCGCATCGGCCAGCACGACGGCATCAGCCGCTTCACGGCGGGCATCGTCGGAGAAC comes from the Agromyces protaetiae genome and includes:
- a CDS encoding DUF3099 domain-containing protein, coding for MKQQHTITSLPPSPEDERRARMIKYTIMMSIRVACIVAMLFVQGWWLLVFAAGAVFLPYFAVVIANTGSGRGGEVERPGAVVWTGRPVRRDGAIGASAATNDQDASDASDASDASSDDVATSHPDASPDAPSEGER
- a CDS encoding beta-ketoacyl-ACP reductase yields the protein MTTSRTVLVTGGNRGIGYAIAEEFVAQGHRVAVTARSGEGPEGTLTVRADVTDAESIDRAFTEIETALGPIEVVVANAGITRDTLLLRMSEDEFTSVVDTNLTGAFRVVKRASKGLLKARFGRVILISSVVGLYGSAGQVNYSSSKAGLVGMARSLTRELGARGITANVVAPGFIRTDMTDELPEAQQEEYRKSIPAGRFAEPSEVAKVVTWLASDDAGYISGAVIPVDGGLGMGH
- a CDS encoding universal stress protein; this translates as MSDRPESEATAPTAEVANGRIVVGVDGSPSSISAMRRAVVLAEALGREVVGVTAWELPQGFGGPLPAGWSPEEDAREISAQASRDAFGDTVPEVYRAVISKGPAAHTLLEASETADLLVVGSRGRGGFARLLLGSVSATLAEHANCSVLIVRD
- the serB gene encoding phosphoserine phosphatase SerB, whose protein sequence is MSAAVRDRATGPLVVLDADSTLIREEAIELLAEEAGSRELVAAVTERAMRGELDFAASLRERVATLRGVDVSVLPRVRARMTPTPGIERLVAGVHAAGGRIGVVSGGFHELLDPLAERLGLDFCRANRLGLEGDTLAGVVDGPIIDADAKAAALVEWAAASGIPLSKTIAVGDGANDLRMLDMATLGVAFCAKPIVRERADVVIDLPDLSSVLPLIGLPR
- the glgA gene encoding glycogen synthase, coding for MRVDLLTREYPPEVYGGAGVHVAELVRALRREIDVAVRCFGATRDEPRTYAYATPDDLVNANPALATLGTDLAIAQDVAGADLAHSHTWYANFAGFTAKRLHGIPHVVTAHSLEPLRPWKAEQLGGGYAVSSWAEKTAFEDADAVIAVSDGMRRDILRAYPAIDPARVEVVYNGIDLADWVPNGDADTVRALGVDPDAPSVVFVGRITRQKGLPYLLRAARLLPDNVQLVLCAGAPDTPEIMAEVEALVAELRTQREGVVWIDRHLPRHELTALLSAATTFVCPSIYEPLGIVNLEAMACGAAVVGTATGGIPEVVDDGVTGVLVPIEQADDGTGTPLDPDRYVRDLAAALERVVSDPAWAKELGAAGRRRAEAHFAWDAIAARTLEVYARALAR
- a CDS encoding ABC transporter ATP-binding protein, giving the protein MASTVLKFRDVSVVRDGNTILDGIDWTVESDERWVVLGPNGAGKTTLLQIAAAAMHPSTGTAEVLLESLGKVDVFELRPMIGFASTAAARKIPRNETILDVVLTAAYSVSGRWNEEYEEIDLRRAQRVLAEWRLDSFADRRFGSLSDGEQKRVQIARAVMTDPELLLLDEPAASLDLGAREELVGLLGGYASSPASPAIVMVTHHAEEIPQGFTHALLLRDGKVVTSGPFAEALTSETLTETFGLPIELTERDGRYAARAS
- a CDS encoding type B 50S ribosomal protein L31, with product MKTDIHPEYNAVVFRDLASGATFLTRSTVTSDKTIELDGETYPVIDVEISSESHPFYTGKQRIMDSAGRVEKFNQRFKGFGGAK
- a CDS encoding exonuclease domain-containing protein, with amino-acid sequence MTETNARWTDTLAVFDLETTGIDIDTCRIVTAHVGVIGAGGEVLEQRQWIVDPGVEIPTAATLIHGITTERARAEGAPAAQAASEIIAALTDASRRGIPIVAYNASYDLTVLAREAERYGLTPLDGPGPVVDPLVIDKAVDRYRRGKRTLTAACEHYGVELLDAHDAGADAIAAGRVAQAIARKHPELAEIPATDLHDRQIIWSRDQAASYQEWRRKNGEPEFTTSGVWPVR
- a CDS encoding alpha/beta fold hydrolase, with translation MTASPYAAALARVPVREHRTTVLGSETAWWEYGEPGAPVLVLAHGFRGDHHGLEPVVAHLPGFRIVSPDLPGFGASARLNGRAHDIDGYAAWLAAFIEAVGLAGEPYTLLGHSFGSIVSSAAVASGLRPERLLLVNPIGAPALDGPRGVMTRLAVGYYRAGAALPERAGFALLRNRLVVRVMSVTMAKTHDKALRGFIHDQHDRYFSEFADRDMLLEAFRASVSHDVREFAPDIHVPTLLVAAERDDITPIAAQYTLVERFPDAKLAVIPGVGHLIHYETPVVAATHIRAFLTMKSAESTEATEAGA